A section of the Caballeronia sp. M1242 genome encodes:
- a CDS encoding 1-deoxy-D-xylulose-5-phosphate reductoisomerase, whose protein sequence is MQKRLTLLGSTGSIGDSTLDVVERHPDRFSVYALTAHRNGDKLVAQCLRFQPEVAVVGDAETAARVAAALRAAGSKTEVTYGPDALVDVARAAQCDTVVAAIVGAAGLAPTLAAARAGKRILLANKEALVMSGQIFMDAVRDNGAVLLPVDSEHNAVFQCLPPCADSEARLHGGVSKIILTASGGPFRTREPSTLVDVTPDEACKHPNWAMGRKISVDSATMMNKGLEVIEAHWLFDLPGSRIEVLIHPQSVIHSMVSYADGSVLAQLGNPDMRTPIAHALAFPDRVESGVAPLDLAQIASLTFEKPDFARFPCLALAIDALEAGGIASAALNAANEIAVEAFLARRIGFMSIGGVVERVLSALPNTSAASLDDVLAADASARRLASRFVAELTVSAPGAEPIAH, encoded by the coding sequence ATGCAAAAACGTCTTACATTGCTCGGCTCCACGGGCTCGATCGGCGACAGCACGCTCGACGTCGTGGAGCGGCACCCGGACCGGTTCTCGGTCTACGCGCTCACCGCTCACCGTAACGGCGACAAACTGGTCGCGCAGTGCCTGCGTTTCCAGCCCGAAGTGGCGGTCGTGGGCGATGCCGAAACCGCCGCGCGCGTCGCCGCGGCGTTGCGCGCCGCCGGCAGCAAGACCGAAGTGACGTACGGCCCGGACGCGCTCGTCGACGTGGCGCGCGCCGCCCAGTGCGATACCGTGGTCGCGGCGATCGTCGGCGCGGCGGGCCTCGCGCCGACGCTGGCGGCCGCGCGCGCCGGCAAGCGCATTCTGCTGGCGAACAAGGAAGCGCTGGTCATGTCCGGCCAGATCTTCATGGACGCCGTGCGCGACAACGGCGCCGTGCTCTTGCCGGTCGACAGCGAGCACAACGCCGTGTTCCAGTGCCTGCCGCCTTGCGCGGACAGCGAGGCGCGCCTGCACGGCGGCGTGTCGAAGATTATTCTCACGGCGTCCGGCGGTCCGTTTCGCACGCGCGAGCCTTCGACGCTCGTGGACGTCACGCCCGACGAAGCCTGCAAGCATCCGAACTGGGCGATGGGCCGAAAGATCTCCGTCGATTCCGCGACGATGATGAACAAGGGCCTCGAAGTCATCGAAGCGCACTGGCTCTTCGATCTTCCGGGCTCGCGCATCGAAGTGCTGATTCACCCGCAAAGCGTGATTCACTCGATGGTGTCGTACGCCGACGGCTCCGTGCTCGCGCAACTCGGCAATCCGGACATGCGCACGCCGATCGCGCATGCGCTCGCGTTCCCGGATCGCGTCGAGTCGGGTGTCGCGCCGCTGGATCTCGCGCAGATCGCGTCGCTGACTTTCGAGAAGCCCGACTTCGCGCGCTTTCCGTGTCTCGCGCTCGCCATCGACGCGCTCGAAGCCGGCGGCATCGCGAGCGCGGCGTTGAACGCGGCGAACGAGATCGCGGTCGAAGCGTTTCTCGCGCGGCGCATCGGCTTCATGTCGATCGGCGGCGTGGTCGAGCGGGTGCTGAGCGCCTTGCCGAACACGAGCGCCGCATCGCTCGACGACGTGCTCGCCGCCGATGCCAGCGCGCGCCGTCTCGCGTCCCGTTTCGTCGCAGAGCTCACTGTGAGCGCGCCAGGCGCGGAACCCATCGCCCATTGA
- the frr gene encoding ribosome recycling factor codes for MSVADIKKGVDQKMQRSIEAFKADLAKIRTGRAHTGLLDHIQVDYYGSNVPISQVANMTLVDARTIGVQPWEKKMVAVVEKAIRESDLGLNPATQGDLIRVPMPALTEERRRELTKVVKSEGETAKIAVRNLRRDANEQLKKLVKDKEISEDDERRASDDVQKLTDKFVAEIDKLVQTKEAEIMTV; via the coding sequence ATGAGTGTGGCTGACATCAAAAAGGGCGTCGATCAGAAGATGCAGCGATCGATCGAAGCATTCAAGGCCGATCTCGCCAAGATCCGCACGGGCCGCGCGCACACCGGCCTGCTGGATCACATCCAGGTTGATTACTACGGCTCGAACGTGCCCATCTCGCAAGTGGCGAACATGACGCTCGTCGACGCCCGCACGATCGGCGTGCAGCCGTGGGAAAAGAAGATGGTCGCCGTCGTCGAAAAGGCGATCCGCGAATCGGATCTCGGCCTGAATCCGGCCACGCAAGGCGATCTGATCCGCGTGCCGATGCCCGCGCTCACCGAAGAGCGCCGCCGCGAACTCACGAAGGTCGTGAAGAGCGAAGGCGAAACGGCGAAGATCGCGGTGCGCAACCTGCGCCGCGACGCCAACGAGCAGCTGAAGAAGCTCGTCAAAGACAAGGAAATCTCGGAAGACGACGAGCGCCGCGCAAGCGACGACGTTCAGAAGCTCACCGACAAATTCGTGGCGGAAATCGACAAGCTCGTTCAGACGAAAGAAGCCGAAATCATGACGGTGTGA
- a CDS encoding OmpH family outer membrane protein, whose amino-acid sequence MLSKHAALALAVSLVFGLGAVAKADAQEARIAAVNSDRILRESSAAKAAQSKLEQEFSKRDKALQDMAQRLKSMSDNIDKNGASMSATDRAARQRDLAQLDADFQRKQREFREDLNQRRNEELAAVLDRANKVIKQIAEQQHYDLIVQEAVYVSPRIDITDQVLKALAATSQNGGASPN is encoded by the coding sequence ATGCTTTCGAAACATGCGGCGCTGGCGCTGGCTGTGTCTCTGGTCTTCGGCCTCGGCGCCGTCGCGAAAGCGGACGCTCAGGAAGCGCGCATCGCAGCGGTCAATTCGGACCGCATCCTGCGCGAATCGTCGGCGGCGAAGGCCGCTCAGTCGAAGCTGGAGCAGGAATTCTCCAAGCGCGACAAGGCGCTGCAGGACATGGCGCAGCGGCTCAAGTCGATGTCGGACAATATCGACAAGAACGGCGCCTCGATGTCCGCCACCGACCGCGCCGCGCGTCAACGTGATCTCGCGCAACTCGACGCGGACTTCCAGCGCAAGCAGCGCGAATTCCGCGAAGACCTGAACCAGCGCCGCAACGAGGAACTGGCGGCGGTGCTGGATCGCGCGAACAAGGTCATCAAGCAGATTGCCGAGCAGCAGCACTACGACCTGATCGTGCAGGAAGCGGTGTACGTGAGCCCGCGCATCGACATCACGGATCAGGTGCTGAAGGCGCTGGCGGCGACGAGCCAGAACGGCGGCGCGAGCCCGAACTGA
- the tsf gene encoding translation elongation factor Ts: protein MAAITASMVAELRAKTDAPMMECKKALTEADGDMARAEELLRVKLGNKASKAASRVTAEGIVVAHVEGGVGALVELNCETDFVAKNDDFMTFGKGIAALVAKSNPADVAALSALPYESNTVDAVRLALVGKIGENLSIRRFVRFETSNKLASYLHGTRIGVLVEFTGADEQVGKDVAMHVAAMKPVSLSSDEVPADLIAKERSIAEQKAAESGKPAEIVAKMVDGSIQKYLKEVSLLNQPFVKNDKQTIEQMLKAANASVQKFALFVVGEGIEKRQDDFAAEVAAQVAAAKQS from the coding sequence ATGGCGGCAATTACCGCAAGCATGGTGGCAGAACTGCGCGCGAAGACCGATGCGCCGATGATGGAATGCAAAAAGGCGCTGACCGAAGCCGACGGCGACATGGCGCGCGCTGAAGAGCTGCTGCGCGTGAAGCTCGGCAACAAGGCGAGCAAGGCGGCATCGCGCGTGACGGCCGAAGGCATCGTGGTGGCGCACGTCGAAGGCGGCGTGGGCGCGCTCGTCGAGCTGAACTGCGAAACCGACTTCGTCGCGAAGAACGACGACTTCATGACGTTCGGCAAGGGCATCGCGGCGCTGGTCGCGAAGAGCAATCCGGCTGACGTGGCCGCGCTGTCGGCACTGCCTTACGAAAGCAACACGGTGGACGCCGTGCGTCTCGCGCTCGTCGGCAAGATCGGCGAGAACCTGTCGATCCGCCGCTTCGTGCGTTTCGAGACGTCGAACAAGCTCGCGTCATACCTCCACGGCACGCGCATCGGCGTGCTGGTCGAGTTCACGGGCGCGGACGAGCAAGTCGGCAAGGACGTCGCGATGCACGTGGCCGCGATGAAGCCGGTGTCGCTGTCGTCGGACGAAGTGCCGGCGGACCTGATCGCCAAGGAGCGCAGCATCGCCGAGCAGAAGGCCGCCGAGTCGGGCAAGCCGGCTGAGATCGTCGCGAAGATGGTCGACGGCAGCATCCAGAAGTATCTGAAGGAAGTGTCGCTGCTGAACCAGCCGTTCGTGAAGAACGACAAGCAGACCATCGAGCAGATGCTGAAGGCAGCCAACGCGTCGGTGCAGAAGTTCGCGCTGTTCGTCGTCGGCGAGGGCATCGAGAAGCGCCAGGACGACTTCGCAGCAGAAGTGGCGGCGCAAGTCGCGGCGGCCAAGCAGTCGTAA
- the rseP gene encoding RIP metalloprotease RseP, with protein sequence MNFLTEIVAFVVAIGVLVVVHEFGHYSVARLCGVKVLRFSVGFGKPLVRWVSKKTGVEWTIAALPLGGYVKMLDERETEDSIPSEDLPRAFNRQPVIKRIAIVAAGPVANFLLAIALFSAVFAGGVTEPQAIVSTPAPATAAARAGFEGGEKIVSMRDAQGGQTEPIRSWSDLRWKLLDASFDHRRVVLMAKTHDGTFDFPVNVAGITDADAEQDFMDKLGFTPGGGTLTVAGVEPGSAAQKSGLVAGDRLRAIDGRPVDNATSFIDYVKAHGGKPVTLQIERGAGSDAKRASVQIVPDVKRDAATGKDIGRIGAALANQLPTVDVRYGPLESLRLGVNRTWDISVYSLRMFGRMIVGQASLKNLSGPVTIADYAGKSARLGLTAFVSFLALVSISLGVLNLLPIPVLDGGHLLYYLVEAVTGKAVSDRWQLVLQRAGLVCIVALSMIALFNDLTRLIRF encoded by the coding sequence ATGAACTTCCTGACCGAAATCGTCGCCTTCGTCGTCGCGATTGGCGTGCTCGTCGTCGTCCACGAATTCGGTCACTACAGCGTCGCGCGACTATGCGGCGTCAAGGTGTTGCGGTTCTCGGTCGGCTTTGGCAAGCCGCTCGTGCGCTGGGTCAGCAAGAAGACCGGCGTCGAGTGGACGATCGCGGCGCTGCCGCTCGGCGGCTACGTGAAGATGCTCGACGAGCGCGAGACGGAAGACAGCATCCCGTCCGAGGACCTGCCGCGCGCATTCAACCGGCAGCCGGTCATCAAGCGCATCGCGATCGTCGCCGCCGGGCCGGTGGCGAACTTTCTGCTGGCAATTGCGCTTTTCTCCGCCGTGTTCGCGGGCGGCGTGACCGAACCGCAGGCAATCGTGTCGACGCCCGCACCCGCGACGGCCGCCGCACGCGCGGGCTTCGAGGGCGGCGAGAAGATCGTGTCGATGCGCGACGCGCAAGGTGGCCAAACGGAGCCGATCCGCTCGTGGTCCGACCTGCGCTGGAAGCTGCTCGACGCGTCGTTCGATCACCGGCGCGTCGTGCTGATGGCGAAGACGCACGACGGCACGTTCGACTTTCCGGTGAACGTCGCGGGCATCACGGACGCGGATGCCGAACAGGACTTCATGGACAAGCTCGGCTTCACGCCGGGCGGCGGCACGCTGACGGTCGCGGGCGTGGAGCCGGGCAGCGCGGCGCAGAAGAGCGGTCTCGTCGCCGGCGACCGGCTGCGCGCGATCGACGGCCGTCCCGTCGACAACGCGACGAGCTTCATCGACTACGTGAAGGCGCACGGCGGCAAGCCCGTGACGCTTCAGATCGAGCGCGGCGCGGGCAGCGATGCCAAGCGCGCCTCCGTCCAGATCGTGCCCGACGTGAAGCGCGATGCGGCGACGGGCAAGGACATCGGTCGCATCGGCGCGGCGCTCGCGAACCAGTTGCCGACCGTCGACGTGCGTTACGGTCCGCTCGAAAGCCTGCGGCTCGGCGTCAATCGGACCTGGGACATCAGCGTGTATTCGCTGCGCATGTTCGGCCGCATGATCGTCGGGCAGGCGTCGCTGAAAAACCTGTCCGGTCCGGTCACCATCGCGGATTACGCGGGCAAGAGCGCGCGGCTCGGTTTGACCGCGTTCGTGTCTTTCCTGGCGCTCGTCAGCATCAGCCTGGGTGTGTTGAACTTGTTACCGATTCCGGTTCTGGACGGTGGGCATCTGTTATATTATTTGGTTGAAGCCGTTACCGGCAAAGCCGTGTCCGATCGCTGGCAGCTGGTTCTGCAGCGGGCGGGGCTGGTCTGCATCGTCGCTCTGTCGATGATCGCGCTCTTCAACGACCTGACTCGCCTGATCCGTTTCTGA
- the pyrH gene encoding UMP kinase: protein MPTAYKRVLLKLSGEALMGDDAFGINRATIERMVADVAEVVRMGTQLAVVIGGGNIFRGVAGGAAGMDRATADYMGMLATMMNALALQDAMRHAGIEARVQSALRMDQVVEPYIRPRAIRQLEEGKVVIFAAGTGNPFFTTDTAAALRGSEVGAEVVLKATKVDGVYSADPKKDPSATRYSTISFDEAIGRNLQVMDATAFALCRDQKLPIRVFSITKAGALKRIVQGDDEGTLVHV, encoded by the coding sequence ATGCCCACAGCCTACAAACGCGTACTCCTCAAACTCTCCGGCGAAGCCCTCATGGGCGACGATGCATTCGGCATCAATCGCGCAACAATCGAAAGGATGGTGGCGGACGTCGCTGAAGTGGTGCGGATGGGCACGCAACTGGCCGTCGTGATCGGCGGCGGCAACATCTTTCGCGGCGTCGCGGGCGGCGCGGCCGGCATGGACCGTGCGACGGCCGACTACATGGGCATGCTCGCCACGATGATGAACGCACTCGCGCTGCAGGACGCCATGCGCCACGCGGGCATCGAGGCGCGCGTGCAGTCGGCGCTGCGCATGGATCAGGTGGTCGAGCCGTATATCCGCCCGCGCGCCATTCGCCAGCTCGAAGAAGGCAAGGTCGTGATTTTCGCGGCCGGCACGGGCAATCCGTTCTTCACCACGGATACGGCCGCCGCGCTGCGCGGCTCGGAAGTCGGCGCCGAAGTGGTGTTGAAGGCGACGAAGGTCGATGGCGTATACTCCGCCGACCCGAAGAAGGACCCGAGCGCGACGCGCTACAGCACGATCAGCTTCGACGAGGCGATCGGCCGCAATCTGCAGGTGATGGACGCCACGGCTTTCGCCCTGTGCCGCGACCAGAAACTGCCGATCCGCGTGTTTTCGATCACCAAGGCCGGCGCGCTCAAGCGCATCGTGCAAGGCGACGACGAAGGGACGCTCGTCCACGTGTAA
- a CDS encoding phosphatidate cytidylyltransferase, with protein MLKTRVITAIVLLAVLVPVTLFAPIGAFGALIGFVVVFAAWEWGRLLKLNGAGPVAYALVAGLALIFSTYLGVAPKALFQMAAIFWVLAGPYALLRKPVLAGGAWRAFLLFAGIIVFVGCWHAVVAARTVGVAFVLSLLLVVWLADIGAYFAGKALGRHKLAPSISPGKTWEGAIGGWAAVMVIGSLAAATGVYAPTVFSAFVGHLGWARALVALTVLVAFSVVGDLFESLLKRQAGVKDSSGLLPGHGGVLDRIDALLPVLPIALLMLG; from the coding sequence ATGCTAAAGACCCGTGTCATCACGGCAATCGTGCTGCTGGCGGTTCTGGTGCCGGTCACGCTGTTCGCGCCGATCGGCGCATTCGGCGCGCTGATCGGTTTCGTCGTCGTGTTCGCCGCGTGGGAGTGGGGACGCCTGCTGAAGCTCAACGGAGCGGGGCCCGTGGCGTACGCGCTGGTCGCGGGGCTCGCACTCATTTTCAGCACTTACCTCGGCGTCGCGCCGAAGGCGCTCTTCCAGATGGCGGCGATTTTCTGGGTGCTCGCGGGACCGTACGCGCTGTTGCGCAAGCCGGTTCTCGCAGGCGGCGCGTGGCGCGCGTTCCTGCTTTTCGCCGGAATTATTGTCTTCGTCGGGTGCTGGCATGCGGTCGTCGCAGCGCGCACCGTCGGCGTCGCGTTCGTGCTATCGCTTCTCCTAGTCGTCTGGCTGGCTGACATAGGCGCATACTTCGCCGGAAAAGCATTGGGCCGCCACAAGCTCGCGCCGTCCATCAGCCCGGGCAAGACGTGGGAAGGCGCCATCGGCGGCTGGGCGGCCGTCATGGTGATCGGCTCGCTGGCGGCGGCCACCGGCGTCTATGCGCCGACCGTGTTCTCCGCTTTCGTCGGACATCTCGGCTGGGCGCGCGCGCTCGTCGCGCTCACCGTGCTGGTGGCGTTCAGCGTGGTCGGCGATTTGTTCGAATCGCTCCTGAAACGCCAGGCCGGCGTCAAGGACTCAAGCGGTCTGCTGCCGGGCCACGGCGGCGTGCTCGACCGCATCGATGCATTGTTGCCGGTATTGCCGATCGCATTGCTCATGCTCGGATAG
- the bamA gene encoding outer membrane protein assembly factor BamA gives MFKPHRFVPKSAVAAALAATGMAAHATTPFVVQDIRIEGLQRIEPGSVFAYLPIKQGDTFTDDKASEAIRALYATGFFNDVQIATEGNVVVVQVQERPAISNIEFSGLHEFDKDTITKALRSVGLSQGRSYDKSLLDKAEQELKRQYLTRGYYAAEVTTTVTPVDRNRVSILFSVAEGPSAKIRQINFVGNKAVSSGTLLSEMQLSTPNWFSWYTKSDLYAKEKLTGDLENVRSYYLNHGYLEFSIDSTQVSISPDKKDMYLTIAVHEGEPYKIASVKLAGNLLDREAELNKLITVKPGQLFSAEKLQATTKAIVDKLGQYGYAFAQVNAQPEIDQAHHTVALTLQVDPSRRVYVRRVNIVGNTRTRDEVVRREMRQLESSWFDSSRLALSKDRVNRLGYFTDVDVTTTPVEGTNDQVDVDVKVAEKPTGAITLGAGFSSTDKVVLSAGVSQDNVFGSGTSLSVNVNTAKTYRTLTVTQVDPYFTIDGIKRITDAYYRTYQPLYYSTDSSFKIVTMGADTKFGIPFSEQDTVFFGVGAEQNTMDVDSSTPQSYKNYVAEFGRVVNNFPLTVGWSRDNRDSALVPSRGYYIQSNAEYGTPLGNTTYAKFDAQFQYYYSFARGFVLGFNLQGGYGKGLDGQTFPIFKNYYAGGIGSVRGYSPSSLGPRDATTNDPIGGSRMAVGNIELTFPLPGTGYDRTLRVFTFLDAGNVWGDPGQGGTTSGANGLRYGYGVGLAWISPIGPLKLSLGFPLQKHTGDQYQKFQFQIGTAF, from the coding sequence TTGTTCAAACCTCATCGCTTTGTTCCTAAGTCGGCTGTGGCCGCGGCGCTCGCCGCAACGGGCATGGCGGCACACGCCACCACGCCGTTCGTCGTGCAGGATATCCGGATCGAAGGTCTTCAACGCATCGAGCCGGGCTCCGTATTCGCTTATCTGCCGATCAAGCAAGGCGACACATTCACCGACGACAAGGCCTCCGAAGCGATCCGCGCGCTGTATGCAACCGGCTTCTTCAACGACGTACAAATCGCAACCGAAGGCAATGTGGTGGTCGTGCAGGTGCAGGAGCGGCCGGCCATTTCGAACATCGAATTCAGCGGTCTGCACGAGTTCGACAAGGACACCATCACCAAGGCGCTGCGCTCGGTCGGTCTGTCGCAGGGCCGCTCTTACGACAAGTCGCTGCTCGACAAGGCCGAGCAGGAACTGAAGCGCCAATACCTGACGCGCGGCTACTACGCGGCCGAAGTCACCACCACGGTGACGCCGGTGGACCGCAACCGCGTGTCGATCCTCTTCTCGGTGGCCGAAGGTCCGAGCGCGAAGATCCGCCAGATCAACTTCGTCGGCAACAAGGCAGTCAGCAGCGGCACGTTGCTGAGCGAAATGCAGCTGTCCACGCCGAACTGGTTCTCGTGGTACACGAAGAGCGACCTGTACGCGAAGGAAAAGCTGACGGGCGACCTCGAGAACGTGCGTTCGTACTACCTGAACCACGGCTACCTCGAATTCAGCATCGACTCCACGCAGGTGTCGATCTCGCCCGACAAGAAGGACATGTACCTGACCATCGCGGTGCATGAGGGCGAGCCGTACAAGATCGCGAGCGTCAAGCTCGCCGGCAATCTGCTCGACCGCGAAGCGGAGCTGAACAAGCTCATCACCGTCAAGCCGGGCCAGCTGTTCTCGGCTGAGAAACTGCAGGCGACGACCAAGGCGATCGTCGACAAGCTCGGCCAGTACGGCTACGCGTTCGCGCAGGTCAATGCGCAGCCGGAAATCGATCAGGCGCATCACACGGTCGCGCTCACGCTGCAAGTGGATCCGAGCCGCCGCGTCTATGTGCGCCGGGTGAATATCGTCGGCAACACGCGCACGCGCGACGAAGTGGTGCGCCGCGAAATGCGCCAGCTCGAAAGCTCGTGGTTCGATTCGAGCCGTCTCGCGCTGTCGAAGGACCGCGTGAATCGTCTCGGCTACTTCACCGACGTGGACGTCACCACGACGCCGGTGGAAGGCACGAACGACCAGGTGGATGTCGACGTCAAGGTGGCCGAAAAGCCGACCGGCGCGATCACGCTGGGCGCGGGCTTCTCGTCGACGGACAAGGTGGTGCTGTCGGCGGGCGTGTCGCAGGACAACGTGTTCGGTTCGGGCACGAGCCTTTCCGTCAACGTGAACACGGCCAAGACGTATCGCACGCTCACGGTCACGCAGGTCGATCCGTACTTCACCATCGACGGCATCAAGCGCATCACCGACGCGTACTACCGCACGTATCAGCCGCTGTACTACTCGACGGATTCGAGCTTCAAGATCGTGACGATGGGCGCGGACACGAAGTTCGGCATTCCGTTCTCGGAGCAGGACACGGTGTTCTTCGGCGTCGGCGCCGAGCAGAACACGATGGACGTGGACTCGTCCACGCCGCAGTCGTACAAGAACTACGTCGCCGAGTTCGGCCGCGTGGTCAACAACTTCCCGCTCACGGTCGGCTGGTCGCGCGACAATCGCGACAGCGCGCTCGTGCCGAGCCGCGGCTACTACATCCAGTCGAACGCGGAATACGGCACGCCGCTCGGCAACACCACGTACGCGAAGTTCGACGCGCAGTTCCAGTACTACTACTCGTTCGCTCGCGGCTTCGTGCTCGGCTTCAACCTGCAAGGCGGTTACGGCAAGGGTCTCGACGGTCAGACGTTCCCGATCTTCAAGAACTACTACGCGGGCGGTATCGGTTCGGTGCGCGGCTACTCGCCGAGCTCGCTGGGTCCGCGCGACGCCACCACGAACGATCCGATCGGCGGCTCGCGCATGGCGGTCGGCAATATCGAACTGACGTTCCCGCTGCCGGGCACCGGCTACGACCGCACGCTGCGCGTGTTCACGTTCCTCGACGCCGGTAACGTCTGGGGCGATCCGGGTCAGGGCGGCACGACGAGCGGCGCGAACGGCCTGCGTTACGGCTACGGCGTGGGTCTCGCGTGGATTTCGCCGATCGGCCCGCTCAAGCTGAGCCTCGGCTTCCCGCTGCAGAAACACACGGGCGACCAATATCAGAAGTTCCAGTTCCAGATCGGTACGGCCTTCTAA
- the uppS gene encoding polyprenyl diphosphate synthase, with protein MTYTSSTVRVPDVAAVPRHVAIIMDGNGRWATERRLPRVAGHTRGVDAVRATVESCAKRGVEFVTLFAFSSENWRRPTEEVSFLMRLFVTALEREIGKLHANGIRLRVVGDIAMFDDRIRALIQRAETKTARNTRLTLTIAANYGGRWDIMQATKKLIAQSLEQGTPARVDDESFAEHLAMAYAPEPDLFIRTGGEQRISNFLLWQLAYTEFYFTDTYWPDFDADALDRAIASYGGRERRFGRTSAQLASQSQKADTLSC; from the coding sequence ATGACCTATACCAGCTCTACCGTTCGCGTGCCCGATGTCGCGGCTGTCCCGCGCCACGTCGCGATCATCATGGACGGCAACGGCCGTTGGGCGACCGAGCGGCGCCTGCCGCGTGTCGCCGGTCATACGCGCGGCGTCGATGCGGTTCGCGCGACCGTCGAAAGCTGCGCCAAGCGCGGCGTCGAATTCGTCACGCTGTTCGCGTTCAGTTCCGAAAACTGGCGTCGTCCGACGGAAGAAGTGTCGTTCCTCATGCGCCTGTTCGTGACCGCGCTGGAACGCGAAATCGGCAAGCTGCACGCCAACGGCATTCGCCTGCGCGTCGTCGGCGACATTGCGATGTTCGATGATCGCATCCGCGCGCTGATTCAGCGCGCCGAAACCAAGACCGCGCGCAACACGCGCCTCACGCTGACCATCGCGGCCAATTACGGCGGGCGCTGGGACATCATGCAGGCGACGAAGAAGCTCATCGCGCAATCGCTCGAACAGGGCACGCCCGCCCGCGTGGACGACGAGTCCTTCGCCGAGCATCTCGCCATGGCTTACGCGCCGGAGCCGGATCTCTTCATCCGCACGGGTGGCGAGCAGCGCATCAGCAATTTCCTGCTGTGGCAGCTCGCGTACACCGAGTTCTATTTCACCGACACTTACTGGCCCGATTTCGACGCCGATGCCCTCGACCGCGCGATCGCGTCATACGGCGGCCGTGAGCGCCGCTTCGGGCGCACCAGCGCGCAACTCGCGTCCCAATCGCAGAAGGCCGACACCCTTTCATGCTAA